GGTGCTTGATTCCATGGCCACTATGCCTAGCTAGTCGGCCGCACCCAAGTCACCGGCACTTAGCTTGGGTTCACCAAGGTCAAGCCTAATTCCTCGCATGTCGAGCCCGGATCCACAAAGTTTTGAGGTGAAGGCCAAGACCTCGATGCCTATCTTTGAGGTCAATAGAGGCCTAGCCCAAGTCCCTTGAAGTCGAGCCAGAGACCTTGTGCTAATGCTTGGGTCCTTGGTGGCACTACCTTGGTATTTGGTTCTCGTGCCCTACTCATTGGTGTATGGCTTGGGTCCATCAAGGCCTAGCACTGTTCCTCAACAGCCTTGTCCACATAGGCTGGGCTCAAGTCCCTTGAAGTTGCACCTAAAACTTTGGTGCCCATGCTCAGGTCATTTGCAGCCATGCTTGAAACCGAGCATTGTGCCAAAGCAATTGACGCCTGGTTCTATCCGTCAAGCTCGGGCCAAGTTTCTCCGATGTTCCACATCTCTAGGAACGCTGTGATGACGATCTCTGTGGTGCTCTTCTTGCCGGAGACCGAGGGGTTCCATTGGACCCAATGCATGTAGTGTGGGAGCGGAATCGGTACTGGCAAAGGTTTGTTAACAAGGAATCGTACTAGCTCGTGTCTTGTCTCTGTTGATTCAAGGGAGAAAAAGGGAGATACGTACTGAATTCCAGAGACACGAGGGTCATTGGGGGCAAGGGAATTTCATGCGTTTTTCATTTGGGCGCAACATGCTTGAAGGAGCACAAATCTGAAGGGTCTTCTAAATTCTAATAGCATCGGATATTATGCAACATTGGATCTTGTTAATGAGCAATGGGCTTTCGCGTCCTCCTTTTGTTGTGGGCTTGAAGAATCCCAAATTCCTAATAATATAGCCTACTAGCAAAGGCAGCTCAAAACTTAAAAACAACCCCAATGCGAGTAGTTTTGTGATTTCACCTATAGCTCCCGAGTCAAGCCGATTTCAACCCCTAATGGAacaattttggcccaaattgACTCGTGAAACCCTAGAATTTGGGAACCGAAGTTGAAAATTTGACTATAGAATGCAGGATCCTAGTTTACATGAATGTTCTTGCGTATATGAATACTTGGATTGTCATACGTAATGATTATGGACATTTAAAGAATCAAAGCATTGAAGATAACCTCTTTCCTGGTGAATTTTCATGACTTGTAAATTCAATGTTCTTGCTATGATATTTTCATTTGTCAATGCAGGCTAGCCTttcatatttagaataaattgtctatcttgataTGGTTACTAATCCCTTTTGCCATGGGCAAACATCCACATTGAGATTGTTCGTCACTTTATTTGTGGAGGTCGAATTGGAGATAGTGTTGTCATCAGTCGTGTTCCCACCAGTCTCCACCTTGCAAAATAGCTTTTTATTAAAGCACTGGGTTGTGATAGGTTTCCTCTTTCGATCAAGCTGGGGCAATGACTTTAATATGGTTTTGTTCTGCGATTCTCTTTCTTTGTAACGTCGCCCTATGTTTCTCCTCGGACAGCCACGATCCGATTTGGTCCTAACCGACCCGGATCGAGCCCAAAAACAGACCCGCACGATCCGGCCCATTCCGGCCCGCTAACCCGTTCTCGGGTCTTCCCTTATCTTGCTCTCGAAGTCGGCGGAACCCTTCGGACGCTCGACAAAGCTAAAGCCCCAGCggagcatctctctctctatctctcgccggaggaggagaagaagaagcagcagcggCGGCGCGCAGATGTCGCATTTCGGAAGATCAGGGCCGCCGGACATCGCCGACACTTACTCGCTCCTCATCCTCAACATCTCCTTCCGTAGCCCTCTCCTTCCCTCTCCTCCGCTTCCCTATCCCgagtctctgtctctctctctctatttcaatGCCTTTGTGCGGTTGTGTCGCAGGGACCAGCGCCGACGACCTCTTCCCTCTCTTCGACAAGTACGGCAAGGTCGTCGACGTGTTCATTCCCAGGGACCGGAGGTACGTGTGTTTCCTCTGCTCCGTTCCCTTTTGCTTCGTGGGTCGCGTGTTGAGGGTTGGGGATTTTGTTGCCGTGCTCTGATGTGGTCGCGCAGGACTGGGGAATCGAGAGGGTTCGCGTTCGTGAGGTACAAGTACGCGGACGAGGCGCAGAAGGCGGTGGACAAGCTCGATGGTGTCGCTCTTGTCTCTGATTTTTAGTTCCTTCGGTGACGAGGGTTTCTGTTTGCGTTGTGCGGGAAACGCTTGGATTGGCGTTTGATTTATTGTTCGGTTTTCTTGTTGAAAGGGAGAGTCGTGGATGGGAGAGAGATTGGGGTTCAGTTCGCCAAGTACGGTCCCAATGCCGAGAGAATGTAAGCTGTTCGATTATCTCACCTTTTAGCTTTCGAATTGTTCAAGATTGTGCCTCTTTCGGGTTAAAATACAGTGCAATGCCAATCTGGTACGAGCTCACTGGagggaatttggttttcttggaATAAACCTTGAAATGGTGCAAGTTGCCATGACCTTGTTAACATGATTCTGTCAGTGGAGGATTCGTTTTGCCAAATAACCTGTAAAAGATGgcctaaagaaaaggaaaaaaatagatttcTTGAATAACTTCGCTGTCAGTTTCTTGTTATTGATTCTTCTGATGAGCTTGGCCTCTATTTCGCAACAGTGATAAGGGGAAGATTGCTGAACCGGTTTCAAAGATGAGAAGGCGGTCGAGAAGTCGCAGTCCTCGTCCAAGGTACGGTTTAAGTTTGTTAAGTTAGTAAAGTTACACAAACTGTGTGTATGCAAATTGGTTTAAGTTTGTTAAGTTAGTAAAGTTATGCAAATTGTGTCTATATATACTAAAATGAGAAAATTCTACACTTGATTATAAATTCGGGTTTAATGTGTTGACAACTGTCTGTAACTCACTATTGCTATAGTTGTTGATTTGTGTTTGaggtgaaatttcaaaatcatttttatagAATGGTTAGGATACTTTGTCCTCTAATACTTACATAAGCCTGTTTACTAGCTTCACAATTCATTTATCTCTACATATCAAGAGTTAATAAAGGTTGCTGTAACTTTGATTGGGATTTAATAAAGGCAGCTGAAACTTTGATTGGGATCCTGATTGAATGAGAAAATAGGCAGGGTCAATTTACCATTGAAATCATGATGCTACAGTAGATAGAGGACCCATGACTAGAGCTCTTTGATGTACGAAGGATTAAGCCATCTAATTTGTTTTCAATGACTTGTGGAGTGTTTGAAGAGGAAAGGAGGGAATTTCTCCTTAGTTTACCTCTATATGACTGGACACCTGTCCCTTTGGGTTAACAATGTCACTGCTAATTTATTTTATAGGTTCCCTCCTGGCctcatgaaaatcaaattgcgaACTTTGTGCATAATCCTTACCATCCCTTGTTAGTTGTCTGCATGTAATGAAAACAGTTGATCAAGTTCATGGAGAGAACTGATCCTTGGAGGAATTAATGCTGTTAACAATGATGTGAGAAGCTTGTTTACGCATCTTATGGCTTATGGAAAATATCTATACCTTTTTAAAGACACAAATCATAATATATGTTTAACATTTAAATGACATTAGAGGCAATTACTTTTAAAGAATTGGGGtgttatatattgaatttgttCACAGTAATCCAATGTCAAGAAATAGAATTACGTCCCAGCTGAATGCTGCAGCTGAATCTGAATGATAAAACCACAGTCACTCATGCATATAGTAAATTTGATTCGTTATTCTTCAGTTAGTGGATAGGACTTTCCCATCTTTTCTTGAGATCTAAGCAACTAAGTTTGGAAGTgcaatttccagaaaaatgttGGGAGTGCAGTTACATTATGGTTGCTCAAACCAGCTAAGCAACTGGTCCTCATTTTTATTACGTTGGAAAAAGATTAACTGGATAATTTGGACCATAATTAAGGGATAAAACACATCAGTGTAATCAATCATTGAGTGAcagaattgattatgagaatCAGCTGACTGATAAAACAATTTGATGATTGAAGGgccaaatttagggttttgagttGAAGTCCAAGGTTTCctcaatttaaatgaaatttaggTTCTGAGTCTCGTAATTACAAAATCCAGTGTTATAGTAAAAGAGCATAGtcaatttcatgtaaaattgaGTGGGTTCCATTTTCCAGTGAAAAGACAGCATCAGCTGCAAGACTAGGACTGATTGAACATCTGCCAAAAGATTTAGAGCTCAATTGATCAGTGGGACAATGGGTAACACGTCGAGGACTTGTTTTGCACTTTtcccaaaactatttttataaatttgtgcTGGATGAAGAGCTTATGAACTTAGACTTACTCCATCAGCACTTGATGATACAGCCTAATAAGATTGTAACTGTGTCGCCTTTAACTAAGATGTTCACACATGAAATTGTAAGCTCCCGTGACCTCCTTTTAACAAGTAAGTAAGGTGTCAATGTGGTGTTGCTAATTTCTTTTGGCAAGTTCCCATTATGCCATTGAGTTGTTGGTTTCTAGATTCTCTTTTTTGGTCGTTTAAGCTTTGCAGTTCAGACATTAGGTGACATCTGATTTTGTTGCACcttgttcttttgtttgtagcaaaatgaaaaaaataacagCAAGTAGCAGTTAACCCTTAACCATCTTAATGAGTACTTGCATCTTGCAGAGTTGCAAGTAATTCCTCTCATTCTTTAATGCAACTGACAGTACAATGGATTTTCAGGTACAGAGATGAATATAGAGACCGTGATTACAGGAGGAGAAGTCGCAGTAGAAGCGGCGGACGATATGATCGCGACAAGTACAGAGACGGGGGAAGGAGTTACCGTCACCGAAGTAGGAGCTATAGCCCAAGTCCTGATCGTCGCAGAGACCGAAGGGCACCCAAACATGATGATGAGGACCGAAGTCGGAGTGGATCATACACAAGGTGAGGCTCTCCTTATTTCCCTTTAATGCTTCTTTGGGTCACTTCTTGTTGAGAATTTCTATCTGATTGGAGTTCCCCAATTTTCAGTTCATCCCGGAGCCCGCAGAAAGCCAAATATGAGAGGAGTCGCTCTCCAAATCAGAGACCTTCTGCACTTGAAAGTCCTGATGTACGAAATGGTGAAAGAGATTCTCAGCTCCAAAGAGATGTGCCCAGTGGACGTCCTGCCAATTCCGCTGGTGCATCTCCACGTAGTCCATAGATCGAGTGGTAAAATGACGTGAATGGATTTTGTCTCACTCTATCGCAACTATTTGATCCTTATGTCTCTGTTTTTTCATGTTGCCTTTTTAGGAAAGATGAGTGCCCCAGGTCGTGGGAGTCATTTTTGCTCAACAAACAATTATACTTTATCCTGAGTTGCTCTTGATTGGGTGGACAGATGCTTCGTTGCGTGCAGTGATTTAGATGTTAATCCTAGGTTTGGTCGGGCGTGATGTTTTCCTTCTTTGAAGGCAGCTAGTCCGTCTTTTCTGACTTTGGTGGTCATTGTGATACTCTGATCTTATTCTTGTGCTATAATGTGCATTCATGAAGTCCATTTAAAGCGTATATTGTGATGCACTTGTTCATAGGTCTCTGGCTACACTTTTAACTACTGTCGAGGGGGTGTGTCAGTTTAATCATACGTAATGCACATGGACAATGAGAGAATCGTGGTGGTGATGATCCTGCACTTTCGTTTGCCATTTTTTGGTCATAATCCACTAGCTATCTCCGAAGTTGGTCCTCTATGAGTGCCATATGGTTTTTCATTCCTCATGAAATGATACTCCTGAATTTAGTGTGGTTTTTATATTCTCACTGCGGTGGGTGCTCTTTCGAGAGCACAGTACGATGAAAGTTGTAAGCTGTGCGCCACTTTGGCATCCCttcttttggcaatttttttgggtcttgaTAAATTTGCATCAAAATGGGTTCCGTTTCTTGGCTTTGCATTGAGCTGATCGCACCAGCATTTAAATTTATTCGCTGGTTCATAGCCGGGACCTTTAATTTTTTACCCCAACTTGGACTTTATGGACACgagtctcaacaagttctatgGAGAAATTTGGGGAAGTTGCATGCGTTTATGTGATCTAAGAATTGCTGGAAATAACATCACTGGCATCGAGGATGAACTTCC
This genomic stretch from Eucalyptus grandis isolate ANBG69807.140 chromosome 3, ASM1654582v1, whole genome shotgun sequence harbors:
- the LOC104447940 gene encoding serine/arginine-rich splicing factor SC35; the encoded protein is MSHFGRSGPPDIADTYSLLILNISFRTSADDLFPLFDKYGKVVDVFIPRDRRTGESRGFAFVRYKYADEAQKAVDKLDGRVVDGREIGVQFAKYGPNAERIDKGKIAEPVSKMRRRSRSRSPRPRYRDEYRDRDYRRRSRSRSGGRYDRDKYRDGGRSYRHRSRSYSPSPDRRRDRRAPKHDDEDRSRSGSYTSSSRSPQKAKYERSRSPNQRPSALESPDVRNGERDSQLQRDVPSGRPANSAGASPRSP